In bacterium, the genomic window CCGCCCGTTCGATCAACGTAAGCGGTGGACGAACTGCATCCTCGGTCAGTCAGGGTTGAGCGCGGCCCGATTGAGATTCTGCGGGAGCAGAGCATCGAGTTGATCCAGCGAGGTGAGCGTCGGCAGCACCTCGAACAGGTGTGCCAGGTAACGGCTCGGTTCGAGTCCGTTGGCCTTCGCCGTCTCGATCAGCCCGTAGAGGTTCGCGCTGGCTCGTGCCCCGGCCACTGGCCTCGCTCCCGTGCAGACGATCGAGCGGATATCTGCCTCTGGGTGACTCAGGGGCCAGGGTCCATGCACCGACGCCGCTCTCAATCCTGAGTTGGCTTTGCGTGCGTCAGAACTTTAGGATGACCCGATGCCGAATTCCGCCCACGGCGACCCGCAAGAGCCCGATCGCCTCTATGCACCCATCGGATCACCCTATTCGATGAAGATGCGGGCGCTGCCGCGCTACCGCTGGATTTCCCATCACGTGATGGGGCTCATGTCCGACGGGCAGCAGGCATTTTCGCAGGTGCGTATCTCAGTGATGCCCGTACTCGAATTTCTCGATCCGCTCCCCGATCGATGGGGCTGTCATTCCCCACTTCGAGCCTGGAGCTGATGCAGGGTTCCGGCAGGGACCGGGCCGGGGGCGCCATCGTCTGGGGCTTCGAAGCTTCTCCTTTTCTTCTGAAGCTCGAATCAATGCTGCGCTTTCACGAGCGACCCTTTCAAAGATTGCCCGCGGAGGGCGGCTGGGGCGAGAATTTCCGGACCCTCTTGCGGCTGGAGGGCGCGAAACGTGCGGGGCGAGTGCAGCGCTATCCGCAGATGGACGCCGGACTGGACGAGTATCCGTCGGTGCCCTTTTTGAGCGAAGACGGCCAGCACTTCCACTACGACTCGAGTGCATTGGGCCATTGGCTAGATGATCGATCGAGCGACGATCATCCGCCCCTCTTTCCGGAAGAAGTGAGGCTGCGATTCATTGCGCAGCTGATCGACGAGGCCTTCGACGAATA contains:
- a CDS encoding transposase domain-containing protein, which codes for MAGARASANLYGLIETAKANGLEPSRYLAHLFEVLPTLTSLDQLDALLPQNLNRAALNPD